The Cydia amplana chromosome 11, ilCydAmpl1.1, whole genome shotgun sequence genome includes a region encoding these proteins:
- the LOC134652215 gene encoding DNA-directed RNA polymerase III subunit RPC8, which produces MFVLAEMKDVIRVTPEHFHQNLSESITTLLNRKLANKVVLNVGLCIALFDITHIGHSYIFPGDGSSHTEVKFRYIVFRPMIEEILIGKIRSCGREGVHVTLGFFDDVLIPVNALQHPSRFDETEQAWVWEYPKEDGEKHDLFMDAGETIRFRVTSEAFEESLPTGPPGSDCPVQTVAPYRIVGGINEPGLGLLTWWEAPEADDDGDENEEENQE; this is translated from the exons atgttTGTGCTAGCGGAAATGAAAGATGTAATACGGGTTACGCCCGAACACTTTCATCAAAATTTATCAGAATCTATCACTACTTTACTTAATAGGAAATTAGCAAATAAG GTTGTTTTAAATGTAGGCTTATGTATAGCGCTGTTTGATATCACACATATCGGACATTCATACATATTTCCTGGAGATGGGTCTTCACATACTGAAGTCAAGTTTAGGTATATAGTATTCAGGCCAATGATTGAAGAAATACTGATAGGCAAAATTAGGAGCTGTGGTAGAGAAGGCGTACATG ttACATTAGGATTTTTTGATGATGTGTTGATACCTGTAAATGCTCTACAGCACCCATCCAGATTTGATGAGACTGAGCAAGCTTGGGTGTGGGAGTACCCTAAGGAAGACGGAGAAAAACATGACCTTTTTATGGATGCAG GTGAAACCATCAGGTTTAGGGTAACAAGTGAAGCATTTGAAGAGAGCTTGCCAACTGGACCGCCAGGCTCAGACTGCCCTGTCCAAACAGTGGCTCCTTATAGAATAGTAGGTGGAATCAATGAACCAGGACTGGGCCTGCTGACATGGTGGGAAGCCCCTGAAGctgatgatgatggtgatgaGAATGAGGAAGAAAATCAGGAATAA